acgggattcacatggttcacatgacgcaacaaacacatattttgaaaacacaagcaacacacatgacactccgaacacatattttgaagtAGCGCCCCTctgaagagcagtcacgagccgacactgcttaaaggtacatatctgtgtCATATGGTATACCATTTTAAAAGATTACACCCCATTGAAAACTTTTGTAACTTTATTTCTGAGTGTGTAcgtatatgtatacatttagcgccaatatgtacctttgatgtaTCAATAtgaggtgtactttttgaaagcgTACCACCCCAGGGACAGCATTTGTAcaatacctttatttttgtgtaaaaatttaaaagtttttatttataggTTAATGTggtgtttgtgtatttttttcaAGTACAATATGTTTCTGGCCTAAGATTCAACCTGATGCTCTGTTAAGGTGAAAATTTGCAATAGTGTAATATCTCTGAAACAACATTGCTATTCTGCATTTGCATAATGTATATAGAAGTGCAATTCTGTAGGGACTGTAAACACACAATCTCTGCTAACCAATAGTTGTTTTGTTTCATATTCAGCTACCTTATAAGTGCAGATCTGataaacaaaaatcaaagtGGTACACCTCAAGACTCTTAAGGccctgtatatacagtatacatgtCACTTATGAGCCTAACACAGGGGCTAGAAAGGTTTTTCTGTCATTTAGGGTCCGGCCAAAAATGTCGAAATTCTCTAAGGAGGCCGATAAAAAATGCACACGCTTGTCTTAAGCTAAAATtgatgttttataaataatttcGACCCTGCAAACATCCAAGGCCACAATCACAGCAACTCACTGATATTCATTTGGCATAAGtcggtttcatttttttgtgcttttcatcagaaatggcttAAAAAGTAGAGTTGCTGTGAATCTTTCATGACCCGGGGATGCAGGGGAAAGCGGCTGATGTTCTTCACCGTAGACGCCTGACAGCGCTCGCAAGCATCAACAACAAAATGGTCACAAACCCCAGTTGCACTTCCTGGGTCACACGGTCTGATGAATATTTAAAGGACTGGCGACGCACTGAACGACTGATAACAGGCCAGTTTCGGGTGATAAAAGAAGGTTTTAGATGGGACATTCTTCTGTATATCTGATATTATAGCTTCACTATCGTTTACCCCTTTAATACACATCAGTGATTTAGCTGCAGAAAACAGATGTATTAAGTTCTCATGTAGTCAACATGCAAGAAATAAATCTGCCACCTGGGGTAAATAATACCAAAGTGGGCTTTTCATACAATAATGTTAACATGCTAAGCATTCAAAgcatatattttactgtaaaacaagTTTTGaaaacagctgtgacaattgatttttaaataattttgagaGTTTGGTTTTAGATGATGCTGTGCTAGCAACCTGATACTCGATAAAAATGGTATAAACATATATTGGATGGAAACATTCATTAATTTCATTAATTTATGACATGGGTCTTTAACAGGGGGTCCTCCAAATATTGtttgaatttaaaattattatattttggaaaaataaaaaaaacttgatttaaaggtgcagtgtgtaaattttagcgacatctagtggtgaggttgtgaattgcaacccaTGGCTCAGTTCACTGCTCTTCCCTcgtttttgaaacgcatagagaagctacagtagccgccaccggaaaaacatgtcatcgactgagacaatttagtaaaaaaagtttgtctgttaagagcttctgtagaaacatggcggctcaaaatggcgacttccacgtaaggggaccctcgctgtatatagataaaaacatctcattctaaggtaataaaaacataacgcttcattatgaaaggtctttatacacccctgataatatggttttgtatattatttagcatttttgtaaagagatccttttaaaaattacacactgcacctttaaatgaagattcccatatagacggtttcagcagtaacaacataaacaagcagctgtcgcggtccgcacgtaacttccggtaaactccgctaataataaataaccacaaagtactttaaacgtagtttatttatataacaagcaaaaaaacaacacatcgaTTACTTAGGAAACCaaaccatttatttttttcgacgaggcatttgttcaagcgatcagtttagcaactagtcagaccattaaaaaaagaaaccagatgtaaagttcggatccagacgtgtatcacgtgcgtccgatgaaaccgtctatataataATATGGTTTGTCCTCCTCTCTATCCATTAAGAAAGAgattgaaaagaaaaaaattgaaaaaggttgaagaccAATGATGTACGGTATTGATTAAAAATACAATTGATTCATAATCAACAACACTTGACTTTGTCCACCCTCCTTGGCTCCTATTGTATCTGAGCTTGTCGCAATGCATTATGGGAATTTGTGCATTTCATGTGATTATGCTCTTTTACATTTCAAGCGTATTTATGTAAAAATTTCATTATCCGAAATGTTTGCAGGTGGAGAAAGTAATCACCATTTTCTTTTATGCTCCATCACCTCAGGAGTGACCTGCCATACGAAAGCTAAAAGTGGAATAAGCTGATGCAAGAGGTAACAGATTACTCCCATATTTATTAATACACATATTTATAAGAATTCTTAATTGAACCGCAAATTAATTATGCGTCCATTGGTTTGTTATTGCCGATTATGTGGACATTATAATTAGACCAGGTCCAAGTTCAACCATGCAACTAATGTAAGCTCAAGCCTTACCTGCCTCAGAAGGCCACTGTCCTCATTAGTTCTGCGTTTGTGGTGTCAGGTGTGGAAAATAGAGGAAATAAATCGCTTTAATTTGTTCTCTCTAGTCCACCTTTGAATCAAAGaagttttattgatttattttaattggctttatattttttaattaacacCTCTTAATTTAAAACTCATGGTTTCTTTGTACTGTAAATAATATGCACAATAACATCTTGGACTGACTTTAGTTAACCACAAAAACAAGCAAACGGATCATTTAAAGAGAGCTGGTTGTGGTAGCAGAAACGTCAATATTCATTTTCAGGGTCAGGTAAATCGTCGCAGGTAAATCTGGCTCTTGACAATGAGAACAGAAGTGACACCTGAGCAGGGGACCTAAAAGGACATCAATAATGAGAGGTGTGGGAGTGCATCTCAGGGGACGACACGGGCCCCGAGTCTGCTGCACAGAGGCTAATAAGGGTTTAAAAGCCACAACTGTCCACACAGCCCACGCCATCCCACCACCCGTCTTTCTTTTCCAAAGAGATGGCTGATGTTTTTTGACAGGCCTCAGCTGTAGCCACAGGAGATGGCGGCGGTCAGCGGTTATGTCAGCATCaaacaatgcacctttaaaacgaGTCAGGCGTTGATTAGAATATAAGTCGTTTAAACGACGTGACGCTCTTTCAATCGGACAAAGAGCTCCTTTTTCAATCCATCATCTTCATACGAATCTCAAAACGGCATCCGGCAAACAACTTATAAATAACCCAAAGGCCATCTTAAATGCACTCCCATGAAATTTTTAGCGCCACTGTAATGTAAGCCACTACCTGTCATGAATGGCAAATAACCTTGGCCTCTCTTTCTGTCATCTCTCGCCGTGTTTACCCTGCTGTCCATCAGCGTGCGCTCTTTCTCTTATATTCTCGTAGAAAGCAATCTCTTCTGACTGGGGCAGCCTTTCCTGTCCCCATATCCAGGCTGGCAATAATTTTGTTGTCATCTCGCTGTGCGGTGACCACATCATTGATGTGACAGTGCCGGGCATTAGGTAAAATCCCAGAACTGGTGCTCACTTACAGAAGCTGCCGTTGACAGTGATTAGATTAGACCTGGCTGGCAAGGCGTGTTCCTCGGTGAAGAGACTTTGAAACAAAGCTTCCTGATATCTGTGGTCCTTAAGCAACCTCGGCAGACGTTCATATATTGAAGGAATATCTTTTTGTTGGCACTTTACGATGCATTCACGCCATGGTGAAGAATACATGATATGACCCTTGATAATCACCTCCAGACTGTGTTATTAGAGATTTTCACCATGACACTGTTATCATCACCTTCAAGTCATTAGATTATCAGATTCTTCTCGGCACACCAGGTTTCATTGCAGGTTTAAGGTTTTTGCATGACACCAAAACGTTCCAGCAAAGCCATTAAAAGCACATGTGGGTGCACAACAGCTGATTGTGTGGGTCAGTGCAGTTTGTTTGTACTCACCTGATGATGGAAAAGCTCTCTATGCAACACAATGACTCCCCGAGGGAGGCGCCGGCCTTACCGTTCCTAATCACGCCGGCCCCTCGGTGTTTGTGGCCACTCACTGTGTTAATAAGTGCAAAGTACAGGGGGCTAATGCACAACAAAAGCAGAAGGTAAAAAACAAGTAAACTCTTCTGGCTGGCGTACACATGGTTAATTCAACAATAAGGCCTGAGAGCGAAGCCTGGCAGTAGCCCATTAAAGAGGAGGAGGAAAGAGGGAAGGCGAGTAATCCGGTAATGAGGAGCAGAAGATGGCCGCTTGTCCTGCTGGTAGGGTGCGGGCAAGCCCGTGCTTGCATGTTTCAGGAGAATAGATTACTGGACCCCATTGCCCTGATATAATGACCCTTCTTGTTAGCCTTGGAGGTGAAAGCCTCTTCATTAGAAATCAGAACAACTCACCTCTGCCTGCATCTCCTTTCTGACAGACTGGAGATGTTTTGCACCCTTAAACATATTTTCTTTGGTTGGGAGATATATTGAAGTATGTCAGCCGTCGTGCATCTAAATGTCTTATGTGGACTTCGATTAAATCTGAGCCATATGTTAATCTCTGTTATGATGAGATTGACATTACTGTCACTATGTTTGAAGTCCTAGAGAGCATAATAATATATGCATACAAATAATAAGTATTACCTCTTTTAATTATTGTGCTCCTCTGAAacttaaaaacatcacaaaTGCACTATTTAATCTATCCACAGCTATACTGTGCAGACCatttgaaaaatgctggcaTGTGAAAATGCATGATAtttaatcatgtttttataCATGAGATCTCTGAGAAGAAGTGTAATACAGCTACAGGGGTGATCTGACTAATGCAAATAAACGAATGCAACTTACAATAACTAAGCGTATTGATgttcaataaaagaaaaaaaaaagatttgccATATCTTTTGTTGTTGACGTCAAAAGCAGTGCATCCAATTAAACTGTACAGTGTGTTGGCCAAAATTCATTTGTCACTTGCTATAATATGGCTAATACAAATACAATTTTGGCCCGGTGTTTGTTGCATGTGTTATGCTGGTAAATCACACTTCTGCTGTTGTTTATGCATTTGCAAAATTGTCGATTTTCATATTCAGCCTAATAATTTAGCATATTGTTGGGCCTGCAGTTCATGGTaatattaatgatttttttatgtgaaggaccattttgtttttttagtaggctacagtaatttttttgttttaggaCATCTCCTGATAGCGTCCTGAGGCCCCCAGTTTAACCAAATTAACAAGACCACTAGAATTGCATAATATAAAGAATGCTTTGTTAGCTCCAGAAGATTAGGGGTTAAGGTAAAAGAGTTTTTCAGACTCATCGGAGGTGCTTTCTAATCGGTCGTGGTGAGAGTCCGTTGTGAGGGTGAGACAGGTGAGATGAACCGAATCTATTTCAGTCTGGAGAGGAGAGGATGAGGTGACTATCAGATGCCCGCTGGGATCCTGACATAACTGTTACTCTAGAACAGATGATCAGGTTAAACTTTAATAACTAGAACTGTAAGCtgtgatttatgaaaaaactattTGCATTAGCCTACAATAATTTCAACTGTCGCGCATTTTAAAAAGCGCTCTTTAAATGTGATAAAAACTAATACATGAGCGCGCAACAGAAATGATGCGAAATACCCATCATTTGCCCTACTCGTCTTTATTATATAAAGGCGTTTTATGTGAGTTGTCTAACACAAGTCTGTTATCAAACTGGATATTTGAGGAAACGATCACGTCCTTTGTGTTCAAAGCCATTTGAATCTCATTCAATGGATGTCGAGCGTGAAAGGTTTATTAAAACTTTGCTGTCGACTGGCTCGTGTCCAGAAAGCGCAGAGCTGTCCAACAACCAGCACATAAACACATCAAGTCTGTCCAATATAAGAAATCCTCTCAATACAGAAAAATGCATTTAGAAGAATACTGTCATGCATTTGTAATTTTTTGGCGATTTAtttacatgtattttgtgttaattatagagtttataattaaataaacagtTAAAGGACGGTTAATAATCGTGCTTTGTAGTGGCAGTAAATTCTTAGCtctggttttgtttttgtaaaaaaaaaaatatcagaCATATAATGGCTTTATTTATGTTACATTACCAAGTCgggtattatatatatatatatttttttttacaaatgaaaaGCATTTACAGAAACCTGCCTGGATTTACTCACGCCTGGTTTTATTGTTTCAGCTTTGAAGCGTTAAGCGAATGTAGTCCATccacataaaatatttatttacctTGGGACCGGTAAACAGATCTGAAAAAGAAGCCAAATAATTTCACGCtataacacaaacattttaggTAGGGGGCAATGCGCTCTGCCCGTGATTTCTTCAGACGCTTTAATAATGCATAATTAAGTTTTCAAGTAAAACAGGCTTTCCTACTTTAGCGCACAGATACAAAGAAGCATCAATATATATGGGCCTATatacacaaaaatacaattgcatttattcatttagcagactcttttatccaaagtgactttcaAATGAGGGCGCATTTAACGTTTTGTCGTAAGAGTCAGAGAATGACTCGTGTTTaggtacatttaaataaaagacaATAGGGTCTGCAATAACAGAAAATGGTTTATTTGCACTAGTTAGTAGGGTACTGACGTCATGCACGAGACTACAGTATACAAACAAGAATGACCAGCAGAAGTGAATACACTGTGGCGCGTGCTTGATTACACTAATTAAGTTCTGTCTAATTAAATTATCATCACGTGTTAACCAATAGCAAAACTGGATTCATTAAGGATGCAGGAAAAGAAATGCAAAAGCATTTCTGAATGCATGCTAGTGTCAATTGGCTAATTTGCTGTCTTGCACAAAGTAGCTCAAGCCACAGGAAGGCGTTTTCTCTCGCGCTCTCACGTCGGTCGCGTTAATTGCTATTTGTCATCGAGCGATGCAGCTCGAGCGTTGCGTCTCGCCAGCTCTCGCGCGCTCCCAGAGATGCATGATTGTGGGCAGTGGCTACGCAGAAGGATCTGAGCTCTCCTTACAGGACTACCCCATTATATCCATCGGCGACAACCTGGAGAGAAGTTCACCTCTGAAAAAAAACTCCACTGGGATGACGAATCAGTCGGAGGCAGACAGTTTCGGCGACTCTAAGGACTCATCGGGGGACGTCCAGCGCGCCAAACTCTCTCCTGATCTTGACGGAGTCGCCGACAGTCGTCATCATTTCGATGGACCTGCAGGAGAAAGGTATCTCCTGTCTCAGTCCAGTCAAGTTCAGCCGAGTCCCACCACCATGTTTCCCTATCCGAGTCAGCATGGACCGACGCACCCGGCTTTCTCCATCGGCAGCCCGAGCCGGTACATGGCTCACCATCCGGTGATAACGAACGGAGCCTACAACAGTCTTCTGGGCAACTCATCGCCGCAAGGTTACCCCACGGCGGGCTACCCGTACGCGCAGCAGTATGGACACGCGTATCAGGGCACCGCTTTTTATCAGTTTTCCTCCGCTCAGGCTGGCCTCGTGCCTGGTAAAGCGCAAGTTTACCTCTGCAATAGGGCCCTGTGGCTTAAATTTCACAGACATCAAACGGAGATGATTATTACCAAGCAAGGACGGTAGgtgtttttgtatttgataAATAGCCATTTCTGAAAACTCCTATGTAATGTGTGCCTACTGTATTTTGCCATCTAGTTTAACAAAATTGGTTTGCTACTCATGTGGAAATTACGTGGACCATggcataaataataattataatatcaTAATTTTTCCCTTAAGTAGGCCTATATTTTTTCTATCAGTTTGAActactttgatttattttgttcgtttattttattattattttgttaaaattaataCACAATTGTTATTTATCGATTTATCAACGaatgatttatattttattatttttcgtttattattattattattttaatgattattattattgtttttgttattgctGTTACAAATTTTCTTTTGTCCAAATTGTCCTAAAATACTTCAGtctatttataataaataccaCAGTTTTGCTTACATAAAACTTAGatttatgtgtttttatctTAAACCCTCAGGCGAATGTTCCCGTTTTTGAGTTTTAATATATCTGGACTTGACCCGACTGCTCACTACAATATATTTGTTGACGTTATACTTGCGGATCCGAACCACTGGCGCTTTCAAGGAGGAAAATGGGTCCCGTGCGGAAAGGCGGACACAAATGTAACAGGTGACTATAGAGCATCAAAGCAGAAATGTATAGGATTTTTTATCTTATAATATCttataataacaacaataataatgtttttgctTAGCACTTAatccaaattattttttttgtaaagggAACAGGGTGTATATGCATCCGGATTCACCAAACACTGGTGCACACTGGATGCGTCAAGAGATTTCCTTTGGAAAACTTAAACTAACCAATAACAAAGGGGCATCTAATAATACAGGACAGGTaagtaatattattttacagggatgtaatatttttaatttgccaTGTTGTGGAAGTATAAGCAGTTTCTTTTTCGTGATGTATaatgcaaaatataatttttggtataatgttaatataatttacataaaatgcaatgtttataGTATTATATAAGCATGATCATTAGCctgcaaaatatatatttttaaagtaatgtcGTGTAGGAAATCGAACATTCGTATGCCATCGTAAGAAGTGTGTTGAAGGTGAAGTAATGTTCTCTGACTCTCGTTTATTCGCTTGAATTCATGCAGATGGTGGTCCTGCAGTCGTTGCATAAATACCAGCCTCGCCTGCATGTGGTGCAGGTGAACGAGGACGGAACCGAGGACACGAGCCAAGCCGGTCGCGTGCAGACGTTCACCTTCCCTGAGACGCAATTTATCGCCGTTACCGCTTATCAAAATACTGACGTAAGAAAAAGAATCAAGTCATCTGGAAATAAATTAATTATgcaatataaaaaaactgtttagtATATATGAATCTATTGAGAGTAATCTATAACGTatggtaaaaataaataaataaatacattggaATAAAGGATCATTTTCAAGATCACACCTTAAGAATGACAACATGTAGAATTTATTTTATGGTTTTTtaagtgtgtttgttttattttcacagaTCACACAGCTAAAAATTGACCACAATCCATTTGCAAAGGGATTCCGTGATAATTATGACACGTAAGTCTTATTTATTTTCCTGAATATTTATTCCTGGTTCTGCtaaataaatctgtgtttatttgcacaaattattaaatttaatatttaaacatataaaaattGCTAATTTTCGTATTATCTAGTCGGACATATTGTAATATAAACACGTGGctaaaataaattgtattaatgCCCTTGCTTTTTGATGTGATTTACTGAAGTGCACACTGTTGATGAGAATTTTAATGATCGATCTAGAAAATATAATAATCTCATTATGAACATACATTTCACTGCAATAGATGTAGTACTGCACCTGTTAGCTTTTcaaatttgacttttttgtggtaatttttTCATGGTAAACTATTGTTAAAAAACTATGGCACAGCCGACCACAAAAATTACTTTTCGAGAGTAAAAACATCACTTGTATTAATATTTGTCATGCTTCtctatttttctctttttcaattataaaataaaaacacgcGTGAAATGTGCATTGGGATTTTCAATGCACACTGTGCGGcgttaatttgtttatttgcaCAATTACGCACAGAATGGAAAAAGTTGTGAGCAACATCATTGTTCGCCATTGAATGTCCATTTCCAACGCATCCATACAGCTTTATTTACGCTCAGCTACGCATCTCATATGCAACATTAACATGTTTGTCCACCGTCTTTCTCCAGTGTCTACACGGGTTGCGACATCGATCGGCTGACGCCGTCCCCGGGTGACTCTCCGCGCTCTCAGATCATGCCTAGCGCGAGATATGCCATGACTGGTTCTTTCCTGCAGGACCAATTTGTCAGCTCGTATGCCAAGTCCCGCTTTCACCCTGGCGTCGGAGGCGCTCCTGGCAGCGACCGCAGCGTCCCACTTACTAACAGCTTGCTCTCCCCGCAACAAACCGACGAGACCACGGTGGCCTCCCCGCAGCGATGGTTTGTCACCCCTGCCAACAACCGACTGGACTTCGCCGCCTCGGCGTACGAAGCAGCCGCGGCTGCCGATTTCGCCGGTAACGCGGCCACCCTGCTGTCGTACGCAGCTGCCGGAGTTAAAGCGCTGCCCCTGCCCGGGGCGGGATGCTCCAACAGACCTCTGGGGTATTACGGCGAACCGCCCGGGTGGGGCACTCGCACCCCGCCGCAATATTGCAGCAAGTCCAGCTCCGTCTTGTCGTGCTGGCCCTCCAACTCCGTGGGGAGCAGAACGACCTCCTCGGGTTACCTGGTACCTGGCCTGGAGGACGGTGACGCCATCGCGCCAGAAAGGTCACCGCTTGGCGGGGCGGATGACTCCAAACCCAAGGACCTGTCTGAATCCAGCTGGATAGAGACCCCGTCCTCAATTAAGTCCATCGATTCGAGCGATTCTGGGATTTTTGAGCAAGCCAAGCGGAGGAGGATTTCGCCATCTGCCACCCCGGTTTCAGAGACTTCGTCTCCATTAAAATCTGAAATGTTAACGCCGAGGGAATGCGAGAAAAACTGCTCCAAGGACATCGGCTACTACAGCTTTTATCCTCACAGTTAGAGAAATTACGCACGACACAGACTTGGTTCGAGGATCCATAAGTGATTTATCATCTATTTATTCCTATTtatgtgcttatttatttattatttgggcaTCTATCAATGCCCATGGCCGGACGCAACCAAGCCTGCATCGAAAATCTAGACACTTGAGCAGAGATGTATGCTGTTTTCCTTTCCAAATGACATTTATTTAAGGGTTTACCCATTAAGCTTATTGTAAGTATGAAAGGACTGTACATATTTGTACTTATCTATCCCTTTGTGGTTTTCTCGTTGTATGTTGATGTACAATATGGAAAAACGATTTAGCttcatgtttaatgtacttagaAGTTCGAATAGCTGCATATATTCTATATTTTATTGTCTGAGAAAAAAGGATCCAACTCGTATAGGCTCCTTATTCCAgttttttatgacaaaaaaaccgATGGTGTGCTGGAATTGGAGGTAGCTGTTCACCTGCTGAAGGGCCACCAAATATAGAGACATGATTGACACGTGTCTGTCAGACGTCCAATCTTCATGTAAGCTTTTATTGATGTTGCTTTTAGAGTCGCGTTGTCTGTTCGAAAATACCATAGTCTGTAGTTTTATTGTTGGTGCCATTTCCATTTTGTGAACGTTATTGTAAAGTTGTCAGGGCATATGTTTGATCCATGCGTAAAATCATCTCATTACCTTTTTGTAGAGATAAAGCCTAGACTGCCAGTTCACGTTAACCAAcgaaaatattttcatttgtatAATATGGACTGTTTTCTCATTAAAAACGCGAGTTAGGCCTGCAAATGTGTAAAGGTAATGTAACTGTGGTGTGTTTATCTACAATAAATTTGACCGAATGTGAAACCCTGGCGAAGTACACAAGGTCCCGGATACGAATCCAAATAATTCTGTTTCATCATTCGTTTAGCTGTTCTATCGAGGTCATCAAGTCACAATGTCAATGTTGTGCCAG
This genomic interval from Misgurnus anguillicaudatus chromosome 17, ASM2758022v2, whole genome shotgun sequence contains the following:
- the tbr1b gene encoding T-box brain protein 1b; translation: MQLERCVSPALARSQRCMIVGSGYAEGSELSLQDYPIISIGDNLERSSPLKKNSTGMTNQSEADSFGDSKDSSGDVQRAKLSPDLDGVADSRHHFDGPAGERYLLSQSSQVQPSPTTMFPYPSQHGPTHPAFSIGSPSRYMAHHPVITNGAYNSLLGNSSPQGYPTAGYPYAQQYGHAYQGTAFYQFSSAQAGLVPGKAQVYLCNRALWLKFHRHQTEMIITKQGRRMFPFLSFNISGLDPTAHYNIFVDVILADPNHWRFQGGKWVPCGKADTNVTGNRVYMHPDSPNTGAHWMRQEISFGKLKLTNNKGASNNTGQMVVLQSLHKYQPRLHVVQVNEDGTEDTSQAGRVQTFTFPETQFIAVTAYQNTDITQLKIDHNPFAKGFRDNYDTVYTGCDIDRLTPSPGDSPRSQIMPSARYAMTGSFLQDQFVSSYAKSRFHPGVGGAPGSDRSVPLTNSLLSPQQTDETTVASPQRWFVTPANNRLDFAASAYEAAAAADFAGNAATLLSYAAAGVKALPLPGAGCSNRPLGYYGEPPGWGTRTPPQYCSKSSSVLSCWPSNSVGSRTTSSGYLVPGLEDGDAIAPERSPLGGADDSKPKDLSESSWIETPSSIKSIDSSDSGIFEQAKRRRISPSATPVSETSSPLKSEMLTPRECEKNCSKDIGYYSFYPHS